In Sphingobacterium sp. R2, the genomic stretch TGACCAAAAGAAAGATAAAACGAATTGCGACAGCAAAATACGGTGCAAGTACTCCTTTTAATTTCATAGTCCTAATATTTTAAAAATTCACGATATACGTCTTGATAATACGCTTTACCGATATTCAACAAACTATCTGTTTTGCTTACTGGATATTCCTTGTTCGACCTATAGTTGATTATCCTTCCCACGTTATCAAAAGAAACCGCTTGCTCTGGAGTAATTACTCCAAAGGCATCTTTGGAATTATAAAAGGCAATTTGAGGTGTGGTTGGATTGAACAAATCCCGGCTCCAATGGTAACGTTCGGTTGGAAGTTTCAATTGTGTCAATAACGTTGCAGCTAAATCTGTCTGGTTGCCAATTCTGCTGAAAATTTTCCCCCGAAACTCGGGCTTGATAACATCTCCGAAAAAAATCAATGGAATATGAAACCGATTGGGATGAAATAGTTCCCATTTTTCTGAAGGAAGGCGGTGTCCATGATCAGCTACAATAACAAAAAGAGTATTCTTATACCAAGCTTCCTTTTTGGCTTTAGCGATAAAGTCATACACCACTGAATCCGTATAATATGCTGTGCTTCTAAACTTATCTGCATTGGTAGCATTGCCAAATTTATAACCATTTTTCAAATCGAATGGCTCGTGGTTGACCAAGGTAAAGATCGTCGAAAAGAAAGGCTGTTTTTCCTTTTTAAAGTCCTTGATCATCCGATTAAACACCACATGATCGTATACCCCCCAAGAGGCACGTTCAGCATCCAAGCCAAAATTAGCATTATCGACAACTCTAGCGATCCCATGGGTGAGCATATACGATTTAAAATTGTAAAACTCACTTTGTCCACCGTGGTAAAAAGATGTTTCGTAACCTGCATGATCGAGCTCCTGCCCAATTGCAGGCATATTTTCATGCTTATCAATATATTTAATAATACTTTCAGGCCCTTGTGCAGGAAAGCCACTCAATATCGCCACCATTCCTTTGTCAGATCGATCAGCAGCAGAGTAAATATGGTCAAACAAAATCCCCCCTTTGATCAACTCTTCCATGTGTGGTGTAATTCCCTTCTCCCCCCCGAGGGACTGGATAAGGTCGCCGACAAAACTTTCTAACATAATAAAGACCACATTGGGCCGAGTCGTTGTAAGCACCTGAACCGCCGAATCCGGCTGATGCTGAAAGGCAGGCCGTAGTTTCTCTGCGATCTCTTTCTGATCGCTATAGTAACTATATGGGTTTTTCAGTTTGGTATTTTTAGCAAAGAAATCGCGTAAAAAAGCCCATTGCGTATTGACTGCCGCATGGTTATAAAAGGTATCTTCCGAATAATAAGCTTTACTGGGGTTTAATGTTGCCCGCCCATAACCACCGCGAATAAATGTGAAGAGAACAAAAATTCCGACGACCAATTTAAAGATATTACCGACCGGAGATGTGATATTGAAAAAAAACACCTTTTTAAACATCCAGCGGTACAAAAAATAGCCACACAATATGCCGATCAGCATGCCGACGATGGGGAGAAATACCGGTGTGGCTTCTGCCGAAGCTACAGCCCCTGAAGGTGAGGCCAAAAAAGAATCGATAGCGCGTTTGGAGATCTTGTCGCCCCATTCCCGATAGATATTGATGTTGATAAAGCTTGTCACAAAAAACAAAACCAGCACAATGATGGTATAGATATCCAAGATCCGCCTTTTGGGTTTGAGCTTTGGAAAAAAACTTAATATACAATACACAAGGAACGGTAGTGCACATATATAAGAAACAGCCGAGAAATCCAAATTGAGGCCATGATAGTAAATTCTGAAAACCTCTGTAATATTGGAAAAACCAATTTTCTCAAAAAAAGCAGTAACAAAAATCAATCTATCTATAAAAC encodes the following:
- a CDS encoding LTA synthase family protein, which encodes MDIYTIIVLVLFFVTSFININIYREWGDKISKRAIDSFLASPSGAVASAEATPVFLPIVGMLIGILCGYFLYRWMFKKVFFFNITSPVGNIFKLVVGIFVLFTFIRGGYGRATLNPSKAYYSEDTFYNHAAVNTQWAFLRDFFAKNTKLKNPYSYYSDQKEIAEKLRPAFQHQPDSAVQVLTTTRPNVVFIMLESFVGDLIQSLGGEKGITPHMEELIKGGILFDHIYSAADRSDKGMVAILSGFPAQGPESIIKYIDKHENMPAIGQELDHAGYETSFYHGGQSEFYNFKSYMLTHGIARVVDNANFGLDAERASWGVYDHVVFNRMIKDFKKEKQPFFSTIFTLVNHEPFDLKNGYKFGNATNADKFRSTAYYTDSVVYDFIAKAKKEAWYKNTLFVIVADHGHRLPSEKWELFHPNRFHIPLIFFGDVIKPEFRGKIFSRIGNQTDLAATLLTQLKLPTERYHWSRDLFNPTTPQIAFYNSKDAFGVITPEQAVSFDNVGRIINYRSNKEYPVSKTDSLLNIGKAYYQDVYREFLKY